A region from the Myxococcales bacterium genome encodes:
- a CDS encoding DUF4465 domain-containing protein codes for MRSATSLPRPNLRSISVFVTALILSAPAMAGVIDFESFPLDPSGYYNGSDLAGGFTIDGTTFDNTFTDFGGGCCWDGWAVSNHTDTTTEGFANQYSSYAGGGFGAGSQYGVLFTDSGNITLDSAQLATGTYLSTTTYSALSMLNGDAFAKKFGGASGLDADWFNVTIEGSLGGNSTDSVVFYLADYRFANSADDYIIDSWTYVDLSSLGLVDELRFSFGSSDIGSFGINTPTYLAMDDFVTTVPEPGTAVLVCMGGVILGQLARRKRAKNS; via the coding sequence ATGCGATCTGCAACATCTTTACCACGACCCAATTTGCGTTCAATCTCAGTATTCGTCACCGCGCTGATCTTGAGCGCGCCGGCGATGGCGGGCGTCATCGACTTCGAGAGCTTTCCCCTCGATCCAAGCGGGTACTACAACGGCAGCGACCTCGCCGGTGGATTCACGATCGACGGGACGACCTTCGACAACACCTTCACCGACTTCGGCGGAGGCTGCTGCTGGGATGGCTGGGCCGTCTCGAATCACACCGACACCACCACTGAGGGTTTCGCAAACCAATACAGCTCTTACGCGGGCGGCGGGTTTGGCGCTGGAAGCCAGTACGGCGTGCTGTTCACAGACAGCGGAAACATCACCCTGGACAGCGCACAGCTGGCCACGGGCACGTACCTCAGCACCACGACCTACTCGGCGCTCTCGATGCTGAATGGCGACGCATTCGCCAAGAAGTTTGGCGGCGCGAGCGGGCTCGACGCAGACTGGTTCAACGTCACCATCGAGGGTTCCCTCGGCGGCAATTCCACGGACAGCGTGGTCTTCTATCTTGCGGACTATCGGTTTGCGAATTCGGCCGACGACTACATCATCGATTCATGGACCTATGTCGATCTCAGCTCGCTCGGGCTGGTGGACGAACTCCGCTTTAGCTTCGGCTCATCCGATATTGGCTCCTTCGGAATCAACACCCCAACCTATCTGGCGATGGACGACTTCGTCACCACAGTTCCCGAGCCGGGCACCGCGGTCCTGGTTTGCATGGGTGGAGTGATCCTGGGCCAGTTGGCCCGCCGCAAGCGAGCCAAGAACAGTT